Proteins co-encoded in one Girardinichthys multiradiatus isolate DD_20200921_A chromosome 11, DD_fGirMul_XY1, whole genome shotgun sequence genomic window:
- the plekhb1 gene encoding pleckstrin homology domain-containing family B member 1: MALLKSGWLWRQTAILKRWKLNWCDLWIDGSLCFYKTDNRRELDQRVGLKITCIDVHSGLECGGVSPPESNPRENLITVHLRGGSTLNLCANSEDESLAWKLTLLETRRSPVFTYDPYDDSYQAIPLNGYHTVYITPGAGPGTHQVVVQRDPFDGVTESIALGLLAGMAAGAAMRSFLWMPFFFC, from the exons ATGGCTCTCCTGAAGTCAGGCTGGCTGTGGAGACAGA CCGCCATCCTAAAGCGCTGGAAGCTAAACTGGTGCGACCTTTGGATAGACGGGAGTCTGTGTTTCTACAAGACTGACAACAGGCGAGAATTAGATCAACGTGTTGGCCTCAAGATAACATGCATCGATGTTCACTCTGGCCTGGAATGTGGAG GTGTGAGCCCACCAGAGAGTAATCCCAGGGAGAACCTTATCACGGTTCATCTCAGAGGTGGCTCAACGCTCAACTTGTGTGCAAATAGCGAAGACGAATCTCT AGCATGGAAACTAACTCTGCTTGAAACCCGGAGAAGCCCG GTGTTCACATATGACCCCTATGATGACTCCTACCAGGCCATCCCCCTGAACGGCTACCACACTGTCTATATCACACCTGGAGCAGGACCAG GAACCCACCAGGTGGTTGTCCAGAGAGATCCGTTTGATGGAGTCACAGAGAGCATTGCACTGGGATTACTGGCGGGAATGGCAGCCGGGGCAGCCATGCGATCCTTCCTCTGGATgcccttcttcttctgctga